A window from Schistocerca gregaria isolate iqSchGreg1 chromosome 8, iqSchGreg1.2, whole genome shotgun sequence encodes these proteins:
- the LOC126285449 gene encoding homeobox protein PKNOX1-like has protein sequence MQEGSAMVTPGYEQTESGGGVAMTQAGGGAEQQTAAGGGAAAGGGGGGGGGGGAPAGFGPPDQAQFEADKRSVYKHPLFPLLALLFERCEQATQSAECPNSESFNMDIQAFVQHQERDRKPFLLNDPEVDGLMIKAIQVLRIHLLELEKVQELCKDFCNRYITCLKGKMQSENLLRSDYASYDSNNHSGSHSGSHSSSSNSNSPAAGGSAPYPPSPHPLQVVSSAGGVQLAAAAAAGTVLMPQHPQHVVAGGGGAATGPVPVPAHQQASAAAAAAAAAAAQLAYQMVHTPQGLVAAPVHLPPTSAVAVPPSQGPPLSPGVVHGSTPLSQIGANPCPPPSDASLLQGQLSPAPTTPGSVDDEDDYLGKKKQKRGVLPKHATSVMRSWLFQHLVHPYPTEDEKRQIAAQTNLTLLQVNNWFINARRRILQPMLDASAPGGGDSGVSGGASHRKAKSGGSTGASKQAAAQRFWPDNIASLQPQLTESNGTVHTDSSLMSSGALSSEESDGGSSQEEDEDDEDADGEMESCHGGAYRGSRGGVPSGAELKLECSSEDSQQSQQQ, from the exons ATGCAAGAGGGCAGCGCGATGGTGACGCCGGGCTATGAGCAGACGGAGAGCGGTGGAGGCGTCGCCATGACACAGGCTGGGGGCGGCGCCGAGCAGCAGACAGCGGCCGGGGGCGGCGCCGCggcgggcgggggcggcggcggcggcggaggaggcggcgcgCCCGCGGGCTTCGGCCCGCCCGACCAGGCGCAGTTCGAGGCGGACAAGCGCTCCGTCTACAA GCATCCGCTGTTTCCTCTCCTGGCCTTGCTGTTTGAGCGCTGTGAACAGGCAACTCAGTCAGCTGAGTGTCCCAATTCGGAAAGCTTTAATATGGATATCCAAGCCTTTGTACAGCACCAAGAACGGGACCGCAAACCCTTCCTTCTCAATGACCCAGAGGTGGATGGCCTT ATGATTAAGGCAATACAGGTGTTACGCATCCATCTCTTAGAATTGGAGAAGGTGCAAGAGTTGTGCAAGGACTTTTGCAACCGCTATATTACGTGCCTCAAGGGCAAGATGCAGAGTGAGAACCTGTTGAGGTCGGACTATGCCAGTTATGACAGCAATAACCATAGTGGGAGCCACAGTGGCAGCCATAGCAGTAGCTCAAACTCCAACAGCCCTGCTGCTGGGGGCAGTGCGCCTTACCCTCCATCCCCACATCCTCTCCAG GTGGTGTCCTCTGCAGGGGGCGTTCAGCTCGCAGCTGCCGCTGCCGCCGGGACAGTGCTGATGCCTCAGCACCCGCAGCACGTCGTGGCTGGTGGCGGTGGTGCAGCGACGGGCCCGGTCCCCGTTCCGGCCCATCAACAGGCGAGTGCCGCAGCAgcggcagccgcagcagcagctgcGCAACTGGCTTACCAGATGGTACACACGCCTCAGGGGCTCGTCGCTGCTCCGGTGCACTTGCCTCCCACTTCTGCTGTTGCAGTTCCCCCTTCGCAAGGTCCACCACTGTCACCGGGTGTTGTCCACGGTAGCACACCACTGTCTCAGATTGGCGCCAACCCGTGTCCACCTCCGTCTGATGCCAGTCTTCTCCAAG GTCAGCTATCTCCCGCACCTACTACCCCTGGTTCAGTGGATGATGAAGATGACTACCTGGGCAAGAAAAAACAGAAACGCGGTGTTTTGCCAAAGCATGCGACAAGTGTCATGAGGTCATGGCTTTTTCAGCACTTAGTT CACCCCTACCCCACTGAAGATGAGAAGCGTCAAATAGCTGCACAAACCAACCTTACACTGCTCCAAGTGAACAACTGGTTTATAAATGCTCGGAGACGCATTCTTCAGCCAATGCTTGATGCTTCTGCCCCTGGTGGGGGTGATAGTGGTGTCAGTGGAGGTGCAAGCCATCGTAAGGCCAAAAGTGGAGGAAGTACAGGAGCTAGTAAACAAGCAGCTGCCCAACGTTTCTGGCCTGACAATATTGCATCTCTGCAACCACAGCTCACGGAGTCTAATGGCACTGTGCATACAG ATTCATCGCTGATGAGTTCAGGTGCTTTGAGTAGTGAAGAAAGTGATGGAGGCAGCAGCCAGGAAGAAGACGAAGATGATGAGGATGCGGACGGTGAAATGGAGAGCTGTCACGGGGGAGCGTATCGGGGAAGCAGAGGGGGTGTGCCGAGTGGTGCAGAGCTCAAGCTGGAGTGCAGCTCGGAGGACTCTCAGCAGTCGCAACAGCAATGA